The window CTTTAAATCCAGATGTGTTATTTTTGGGTTTTTTCCTATTCATCTGATTTTGCGAATGAGTGGCTATTCTTAAGTTACTTATTCTATTGTCATGCTTAACTCCATTAATGTGGTCAATTTCAACCCCATCTACGGAACCATTCACATATATCCATGCGAGACGATGTGCGTAATATCTCTTCCCACTGATAACCATCGAGTGGTAACCAGACCGGCCAACACTTCCTGCGATATCCCCAGAAACTCCGGTAGGACTAACAGTCTTGACCCATCTGAAGTCTCCAGATAGTTCGTCGTACTCAAGAATCTTGCGTAAATCAGTGGCGTTCATATTGACCTCAATAAAAAAGCCGCCGAAGCAGCTTGATGAAAAAGAAAAGCCTCCGAAGGGGCTTTGTGTTTGCGCTTTCCCCAGACATAACATCCGTGTTAATCGACTATGTGCACTTGATTTGATCTTTTGAAATCTGGTTTAGCTTGTTAAAAACATCTCGGAAAATTGGATATTCTTCTTTAGGTACCTTGCTCAAATATCGGTGAGCAATAAGTCCTGTCTTTTCATCCAGAACTATTCGACCACTAGTGACGCCGGTTACGAAGAAGAAGCGCGGAAACTTTCTCCACTGTGTTATCAGTCCGTCGCTTATTGCCGACTGGATGTAGTCAGGCAGACTCACAGATTCAACTAGCGTGATTTTTAATTCTTCGCGCTCTATAGCCTCTTTGGTCCTTTTGATGCTGCTGTCCAGCGCTCGAAGAGAATCGCTTTGCTTATCCCACTTATCGAGAGTGGCGCGGCCGTTGCGCTTATCATTAAGGGGCTGTCCGTTGGCCTGAGCTACGGTATCGAAATGATGCTGTAGCTTTTCATTAAACAGAGCCTCTTTCTTGGATAACGACACCCTAAGTATTTCAAGTCGGCGACTCATCACTCACCCCTTCATAACGTGATATGGATGCTCGTATTTCTCGCTGCGATGCCCGGCTGCGAACATCGCAACTTCTGGCAAGCACATCGCACCTCCTTTGTCTGACTCGTGAACCGGCCGAGGACATGCTTTGTTTTCAATGAGTGAAAGCGCCTTGGCAACTCGTGCATTCCCAACCAGTGCCGAGGCCACATTGCGAGCCAGGCTGATGTCTTTGTTGCGCTCTGCCCGATGTGCGATTGCACGAGCCAGC is drawn from Serratia entomophila and contains these coding sequences:
- a CDS encoding HNH endonuclease; the encoded protein is MNATDLRKILEYDELSGDFRWVKTVSPTGVSGDIAGSVGRSGYHSMVISGKRYYAHRLAWIYVNGSVDGVEIDHINGVKHDNRISNLRIATHSQNQMNRKKPKNNTSGFKGVSWSKRAKKWRVDICANGVRKTIGLFEEKIAAIEAHSKYSEILHGEFKNTGCI
- a CDS encoding transcriptional antitermination N peptide yields the protein MNSKERKKLARAIAHRAERNKDISLARNVASALVGNARVAKALSLIENKACPRPVHESDKGGAMCLPEVAMFAAGHRSEKYEHPYHVMKG